In one Rhopalosiphum padi isolate XX-2018 chromosome 3, ASM2088224v1, whole genome shotgun sequence genomic region, the following are encoded:
- the LOC132926553 gene encoding filamin A-interacting protein 1-like, with translation MLRIKQLQNKLSEAQEQIDGLMGENRLLKIMERRQENALSKYEGTHAQLPQVIKSYSADIRTLQTRLKTMKNSYRELEDRNRLISTELLDVQKQHKHLLDLTKNKQLGEREKLSNQLEEAENIIKQQETKHQNLMNKLELLNKNHRNQINVEISKSKALQMELNRLKETNDQLLSKIEKLKYQSYGGRQSYAFGVNQRIAPKSRSTVISKSSLLVDVVGVVVDRNPSSGVHVKTVKPELVHGESEISDHTKDLQKNLMRQVHEDVINKPNMLVNDKMESPHLNSGIAELMKKKDLSDEFDESIVQQIEPNEADNPFSLSKTSGIKSTGEHQSVTNLKIKDEELINAGEDNLQKDDNSCSDDDDDDNDTSSASFVSNSDE, from the exons atgttACGCATCAAACAATTACAGAATAAATTGTCTGAGGCCCAGGAACAAATAGAC GGTTTGATGGGTGAAAAtcgattattgaaaattatggaGAGACGGCAAGAAAACGCACTATCTAAATACGAGGGCACACATGCTCAACTGCCACAGGTGATTAAATCGTACAGCGCAGATATTCGGACGCTTCAGACTCGACTGAAGACTATGAAAAATTCATACAGAGAATTGGAGGACAGAAATCGCTTGATTAGTACTGAGCTATTGGATGTTCAAAAACAACATAAACACTTGTTGGACTTGACCAAGAACAAACAGCTCGGCGAAAGGGAGAAATTGTCGAATCAGCTCGAAGAAGCGGAAAACATAATTAAACAGCAAGAGACCAAACATCAG AATTTAATGAACAAACTCGAACTTCTAAATAAGAACCACCGAAATCAAATAAACGTAGAGATAAGCAAAAGTAAGGCTCTTCAGATGGAATTAAACCGTTTAAAGGAAACAAACGACCAACTActatcaaaaattgaaaaactcaAATACCAAAGTTATGGTGGCAGACAGAGCTACGCATTTGGAGTAAACCAACGTATTGCACCTAAATCCAG GTCTACGGTAATTTCTAAGAGCTCATTATTAGTTGACGTCGTCGGCGTCGTCGTCGATCGAAACCCATCATCGGGAGTCCACGTGAAAACGGTGAAACCTGAATTGGTTCACGGCGAGTCCGAGATCAGCGATCACACCAAAGACCTTCAAAAGAATCTAATGAGGCAAGTACACGAGGATGTGATTAATAAACCGAACATGTtagtaaatgataaaatggaatcgCCGCATTTGAATTCCGGAATAGCTGAACTGAtgaag aaaaaagatTTATCTGACGAATTTGACGAAAGTATCGTGCAGCAGATTGAACCCAATGAGGCTGACAATCCTTTTTCTTTATCAAAGACTAGTGGAATAAAGTCGACCGGAGAACATCAATCGGTGACAAACTTGAAAATTAAAGACGAAGAATTAATTAATGCTGGTGAAGATAACTTGCAAAAAGACGATAATTCCTGCtcagatgatgatgatgatgataacgATACGAGTAGTGCATCATTTGTTAGTAATTCTGATGAATAG